From the Bacteroidales bacterium genome, the window GAAATAAGCTCGTATATAAAAAATGCAGCAGATTATGTGGTACAATATCGACAAAATGATACAAAATTAAGCCAACCATCTTCCATCGTTAAAATATTACCAGATAATACGATTGAAAAGATTCGATAAAATTTAGATAATTATAAATATTTGGTAAGTTTTTTACAAAAACATTCTTAATTATATTCTTTAAAATTAACAAAAGGGCTAATAATGATTTGAGTTAAATTTTTTTTTAACTTTTAAATCGATAAACCTTTTGGCATTTGCAAAAAATGAAGTTACCTTTGCTATTTAAAAATAGTTTCAAAAATTATGGGAATTGCAAGCATTTTAAAAAAATTTTTTAAATCAAAATCAGAGAAGGATGTAGAAGAAATACTTCCAATTGTTCAACAAATTTTATCCATCTACAATACTTTACGTTCACTTAGTAACGATGAATTACGTGAAAAATCAAAAGCATTAAAACAAAGGGTTCAAAGTTATTTTGCTGCAGATGAAGCCGAAATAGAACAATTAAGAGCAAAAGCAGAAAGTGATGAAATTAGTCTTGAAGAAAAAAATAAGCTATATGAAAAAATAGATAAGCTTAACAAAGAAGTAAATCGCAAGATAGAAGAAATTTTATGGGAAGTTTTACCCGAAGCATTTGCAATTGTAAAAGAAACAGCACGTCGTTTTGTAGAAGATAAAGAATTAGTAGTAACAGCTAATGACTTTGACCGCAATATTGCTGCTTATAAAAGTAATGTTGTAATACAAGGCAATCAAGCTATATGGAAAAATAAATGGATAGCGGGTGGTAACGAGATAGAGTGGGATATGATACATTACGATGTTCAACTAATAGGAGGTGTTGTACTACATCAAGGTAAAATTGCTGAAATGGCTACCGGTGAAGGTAAAACATTGGTTGCTACGTTGCCAGTATTTTTAAATGCCCTAGCCGGCAAGGGAGTTCATATTGTAACAGTAAACGATTATTTAGCTAAACGTGATAGCGAGTGGATGGGACCGTTGTATGAGTTTCATGGCTTGAGTGTTGATTGTATTGATAAGCATCAACCCAATTCAGCAGCTCGTCGAAACGCTTATATGGCAGATATTACTTTTGGTACAAATAACGAATATGGTTTTGACTACTTACGCGATAATATGGCTATCAATCCCGACGATTTAGTACAACGTTCTCACCATTATGCTATCGTGGACGAAGTCGATTCGGTTTTAATTGATGATGCACGTACACCTTTAATTATTAGTGGTCCTGTTCCTAAAGGCGAAGATCAACTATTTGTCGAATTACGACCTAAAGTTGAAAAAATATACAATGCACAAAAAAATCTTGTAAACGACTTATTAAATCAAGCCAAAAAACTTATTCAAAGTGGCGATACCGAAAAAGGTGGTGTTCTTTTGTTACGAGCTTTTAAAGGGTTGCCCAAAAATAAAGCTCTTATAAAGTTTTTAAGCGAACAAGGAATGAAAACCTTACTGCTTAAAACCGAAAATATATACTTGCAAGAAAATTCAAAACGAATGCCCGAAATAACCGATGAGCTTTATTTTGTAATTGACGAAAAACAGAATACGGTCGAATTAACTGATAAAGGGATTGATTTTATTACATCTTCGTCGGAAGATCCAAAAATGTTTGTGCTTCCCGATATAGGTTCTCGAATTGCCGAAATTGAAAAATCTGGATTGTCCGAAAATGAAAAACTTAAAGCTAAAGACGATTTACTTCGCGATTATGCTGTGAAATCGGAACGCGTACATACCATCCATCAATTACTCAAAGCTTACACGATGTTCGAAAAAGATGTAGAGTATGTTGTAATTAATAACGAAGTAAAAATTGTTGATGAACAGACCGGTCGTATTTTAGAAGGACGTCGTTATTCCGATGGATTACATCAGGCAATTGAAGCAAAGGAAAATGTAAAAGTAGAAGCCGCAACTCAAACTTTTGCTACCATTACATTGCAAAATTATTTCCGAATGTATCATAAATTGGCAGGTATGACGGGAACTGCCGAGACCGAAGCAGGTGAATTCTGGAATATTTATAAGCTCGATGTTGTAGTTATACCTACTAATAAACCCGTCATCCGAAAGGATATGGAGGATAAAGTCTATAAAACAAAGCGTGAAAAATATAATGCAGTTATCGAAGAAATTATACAGCTTACAAGTCAAGGACGACCTGTATTAGTTGGTACTACATCTGTCGAGATTAGCGAACTTTTAAGTCGCATGCTAAAATTAAGAGGTATAAAACACAACGTATTAAATGCTAAACAACACCAACGTGAAGCTGAAATTGTAGCCGAAGCAGGTAAAACCAGTATTGTAACTATAGCTACTAATATGGCCGGTCGTGGTACCGATATTAAATTAAGCGATGATGTCCGTAAAGCAGGCGGTTTGGCTATTATTGGTACCGAGCGTCATGAATCACGACGTGTAGATAGACAGTTGCGTGGACGTGCTGGACGCCAAGGCGACCCAGGAACTTCACAATTTTATGTGTCGCTCGAAGACGACCTTATGCGTTTATTTGGTAGCGATCGTATAGCTCGTATGATGGATAGGCTAGGTATTAAAGAAGGCGAAGTAATTCAACATCCTATGATATCGCGATCCATTGAACGTGCTCAGAAAAAAGTCGAAGAAAATAACTTTGGAATTCGAAAACGATTGCTGGAATATGATGATGTAATGAATATTCAACGTGAAGTAGTTTATAAACGTCGAAGAAATGCATTATTTGGTGAAAAATTAATGGTCGACATTGCCGATACTTTTAATAATGTTTGCTATTCTATTGTTGAAGAACATTATGGTCAAGAAAGTTATGAAGATTTTTCATTAGATATAATTAAATTTTTAGGAATACAAAATCCAATAACACCTGAACAATATGTTCAACTTAGCGAAGAAGAACAAGCTGAAATATTAAATAAATATACGTGGGAACATTATCAACAAAAATGCAAACAAATGATTCAACTTGCACTGCCCATTATTACTGATGTATATAAAACCAGTGGACATGTATATCAAAATATTGTAGTACCCATTAGTGATGGGCTTAAAACTTATCAAGTTATTACAAACCTTAAGAAAACTGTAGAAACCGAAGGAAAAGAAATGATTCGTGCTTTCGAAAAAACGGCTATATTAGCAACTATTGACGAAGCATGGAAAGAACACTTACGTGAAATGGATGATTTAAAGCAATCGGTGCAGAATGCAGTTTATGAACAAAAAGACCCATTGCTCATATATAAATTTGAAGCAAGTGAGCTATTTAAACAAATGATATCACTTGCCAATAAAGAAATTGTTGCATTGTTAACAAAAGGTTTTATACCTATGCAAGATCCCAACGATGTTAAAGAAGCTAAAGCACCTCAGAAAACAGATTTAAGTAAACTTAAAACGGGTAGGGAAGACATAACATCGGGTGGAAGCAATCATGCTGAAGAAAGAAAACTTGAACCTGTAAGAGTAGAAAAGAAAGTAGGTCGCAACGATCCTTGTCCTTGTGGTAGTGGTAAAAAATATAAACATTGCCATGGTAAAAATGTTACAGTGGATTAAAACTTTTTTTTGTTTAATTATTCTTGGGGGATGTACACATTCTTATACCCCTAATGAAGTTAAAATGAACGATAGCAATATTTGTATTGTTTCTAAAACAAATATGCCTTTAAATGGTTATGTGCGAACTTTTTACGAAAATGGTTCTCAGCAAAGTGTTAAAGAGTATAAAAATGGTAAATTGAATGGTTATTATCTTCGATTTTACCCCAATGGACAATTAAGTTTAAAAGCACAATATTTAAATAATAAACCCATAAATGGTTTTATTACATACTATGATAATGGAATAATAAAAAGTAAACGTATCGATTCTGGCAATTATCAAATAATATATCGGTATTATAACGATGGCAAACTTTTAATGAAACAAAACTTAAAAAATTTGTTATTAGACGGACTTTCTGTACAGTATTTTAAGAATGGAAAAATTTTTGTTAAAACACCTTATAAGAACGATAAAAAAAATGGTTTGCTAGAAATATGGCATAAAAATGGGCAAAAAGAAGCAGAAGTTATGTTTATTAACGATACTATCGATGGGAGTTTAAAAACATGGTCAGAAAAAGGTATATTATTGTCTGAAGAATACTATAAAAAAGGTAAGCACATCGGTACGTGGAAATATTATTATCCAAGCGGAACCATTCGTTCACAAATTGTTTTTAAAGAAAATGGTACTGTTAAAGAAAAAATTGAATATACCGAAGACGGTAAAATCATAGATAAATTTTCAACTGAATAAATTATGGTAAATATTGCTGTTATTGGAGCTACGGGTTTAGTTGGTCAAGAAATGCTAAAGGTATTAGAAGAATTTCAACTACCCGTACAAAATTCTTTATTATGTGCTTCCGAAAAATCTTTAGGTAAAAAAATATATTTTTTAAATAAGGAACATCAGGTAATATCAATCGATGAGGCACTTCGTTCAAAAGTTCATATAGCGATTTTTTCTGCGGGCAGCGACGTATCAAAACAATATGCACCATTGTTTGTACAAAAGGGAGCTTTTGTCGTTGATAATTCTTCTTATTGGCGATTATATGCACATGTGCCGCTTGTTGTCCCTGAAATAAATGCCGATGCAATAAATTCCGAAACAAAAATTATTGCAAATCCCAATTGTTCTACTATTCAAATGGTCGTGGCGTTGGCTCCATTACATAGAAAGTACAAAATTAAACGTTTAGTTATTTCTACTTATCAATCGGTTACAGGTACGGGTATGAAAGCGGTTCAACAACTTATGTCAGAACGAAAAGGTGAAGTTTGTAATTCGGTTTATCCTCACCCCATTGACTTAAATTGTTTCCCTCATGGAGGTTCATTTTTGCCCAATGGCTATACTACCGAAGAACAAAAGTTAGTAGACGAAACACGTAAAATATTAAACGATTCGAGTATAAAAGTTACTGCAACGGTAGTAAGAATTCCTGTTATTGGCGGACATTCCGAAGCCGTTAATGTTGAGTTTGAACATGATTTTAATATTGAAGAGGTTCGGCAAATGTTAGCTAATACGCCTGGAGTAGTGGTACTTGATGAACCCAACAAAAATATTTATCCTACTCCTCGAATGGCTCAGGGTAAGAACGAAGTATTTGTCGGACGTATTCGAAGAGACGATAGTATCGAACATGGATTGAATTTATGGATAGTTGCCGATAATATTCGTAAGGGTGCTGCTACTAATGCGGTTCAAATTGCTCAATACCTTTATAATAAATTTTTTGCTTAATGTCGTTAAAGAAACCTATATGCAATGCTCCATTTGTTAACATTTATATTGATGTAGATGGTAATGTAACGCCCTGTTGTTTTAATAGAGACGATGTATTAGGTAATATTTTTACAGAAAATATCGAAAATATCTGGCATTCAGATAAAGCACAAAATGTTCGTAAACAATTACTGAATAAACAATTCCCCAAAGGTTGTTATGCATGCGAAAAAGCATTACAATCCAAAAACTATTACAACTCAGGAATTTTTACTTTTTCAAAACTCGATTACAAAGCTAAACATATACAAGCGATCGATTTTGAACTGAGTTATTGGTGCAACCTTTCCTGTATTATGTGCAATCTTCACTCAAAAAAATATTCATTAACGTACGAGCAAGAAAATACTATCATTGATAAAATAGCTCCGCTAATACCACATTTAAAAAGAACTCGCTTCTATGGTGGCGAACCATTATTAATCCCAATTTATAGAAAAATATGGAAACAAATAATCGAAATAAATCCTCGTTGCAATATTTTACTACAAACCAACGGAATGCTTTTAGATGATGAGCTTATAGAGCTTAGTAGAAAAGGAAATTTTACGTTCAATGTTTCGCTTGATTCATTAGACTCTGAGGTGGCCTCTAAGATTCGCAAAGGCAGCCAATTAGATATCGTGTTGAATAATATTCAAAAAATGAAAACATTAAGTAAACACGATGTGTCGTTAGCAGTTACCCCCATGACTTTAAATTGGAAAGAAATTCCTGAAATTGTTAAATATGCCAATAAAAACAAACTAATAGTTTATTTTAATACATTAATTCAACCCCCAAAAATGGCATTATGGTATTTACACACAAAAATCTTAGCCAATATTTATTCAATATATTCTAAAAAGCTTCTATTTCCTTTAAACTATTATGAATTTAAAAATATGTTAATATTTAAGCATTTTGTTAGGTCGATAAAAAACTTTTATATTCTATCTCTTACACGCCCAAACTATTCAGACAAAGAGCTTGAAATAAATCGTCAAAAAATTTTCGATGCACTAATTAAAGTACTTCCTGATTCTGGTATTTTAAATGATCCTCGATTAAGAAAAAAAATAGATGAATATTTATATTTAAATAAGGTTGAAGACGGTTTATGGTTTATTCAAAATGCTGATTTAAACTTATTGGAAAACAAGTTAAGAGAATTATTAAATAATGAATAATTTGCCCAATACAAAAAAATCTTGTAGGTTTGCAAAAAAAAATCTTTTGAATGAAGGGAAAGCTTCAAAAAATGATACAAGAAGTATTAGGAATTAAGCCAGATAAGGTGAATATAATACCTCATACAATACCTCTCGAAACACAATTAGCATATTTTGAAACCTCCAAAAAAGTGAAGGAAAATATTAATTACGATGTAGTTCTTAATAATGCTTCGTGGTTGTTTAATCCCGACGTGTCTATTGAAGATAAAAAATGGCTTCTTGCTCAGTTAGCATCGATATCAAAGCCAGAAGCATATCGAATTATCGAAAATTTTGTCAATACCGCAGAAGCTGGAGAGTTATCCGATTGGGCAAAAATTGCACTCATCGAAAGTAGAATGGTGCTCGAATCATATTTACTCGATGAGAATCAAGTTATAGTTTCTTCAGGACTTGGAGGTGATGATTCTCGATTACGCTATTTTGTAGTTTTTAAAAAAAATGATAATGAACTATTTACAGAAGCTCAAATAAAATTAGTTGAAATAGAATCACAAGCCATACTCGAAAACAATGATGGTTTATTAGAAGAATTTAATGCACAAAGTTATTATATTAGCCTCTTAATATTACTGCCTATTAATGCAGATTTAAAAAGTATATTAATTAAGATTGTCAATACTTGTAATGAATATGGCTCTTTTTTATACAATAAGTATTTAATTACAAATGTTAAAAAACTGAGCCATAACGAAATACTTCATTTTCTCAAAAAATTTGATAAAAATGAATCATAAAATTAATTTGGCTATTCAGGTTTTACCTACAACTGAACAAACACATCCGTACGAAATAATAGATAAAGCTATTGAGTTAATAAAAAAACGAGGCTATCATTATATAGTTTGCCCTTTTGAAACCGTTGTAGAATGTTCTCTGCAAGAGGCTTTAACACTCATTGCCGATATTCATCATGAATGCTATCAATATGATACACAATCGTTATTGATCAATATAAAAATTCATAGCCATAAGTACAAAGATGCCTTCATCGATGATAAAATGAAAAAATACAAATAAAATTATTTTGAAATAATATTTATAATGTATAATAAAGTCGATTATTTAAGTTATAAAATCCAAATATTTATTCATTTTAAGTTTTTATTCAAAATAAAATATCATTTATGATGATAAAAAATGTATGAAACCTCTTAATAATTAAGAATCTTTTATTTATCAAATCAATAATAATTTAG encodes:
- a CDS encoding thiamine-binding protein — translated: MNHKINLAIQVLPTTEQTHPYEIIDKAIELIKKRGYHYIVCPFETVVECSLQEALTLIADIHHECYQYDTQSLLINIKIHSHKYKDAFIDDKMKKYK
- a CDS encoding aspartate-semialdehyde dehydrogenase — encoded protein: MVNIAVIGATGLVGQEMLKVLEEFQLPVQNSLLCASEKSLGKKIYFLNKEHQVISIDEALRSKVHIAIFSAGSDVSKQYAPLFVQKGAFVVDNSSYWRLYAHVPLVVPEINADAINSETKIIANPNCSTIQMVVALAPLHRKYKIKRLVISTYQSVTGTGMKAVQQLMSERKGEVCNSVYPHPIDLNCFPHGGSFLPNGYTTEEQKLVDETRKILNDSSIKVTATVVRIPVIGGHSEAVNVEFEHDFNIEEVRQMLANTPGVVVLDEPNKNIYPTPRMAQGKNEVFVGRIRRDDSIEHGLNLWIVADNIRKGAATNAVQIAQYLYNKFFA
- a CDS encoding radical SAM protein; amino-acid sequence: MSLKKPICNAPFVNIYIDVDGNVTPCCFNRDDVLGNIFTENIENIWHSDKAQNVRKQLLNKQFPKGCYACEKALQSKNYYNSGIFTFSKLDYKAKHIQAIDFELSYWCNLSCIMCNLHSKKYSLTYEQENTIIDKIAPLIPHLKRTRFYGGEPLLIPIYRKIWKQIIEINPRCNILLQTNGMLLDDELIELSRKGNFTFNVSLDSLDSEVASKIRKGSQLDIVLNNIQKMKTLSKHDVSLAVTPMTLNWKEIPEIVKYANKNKLIVYFNTLIQPPKMALWYLHTKILANIYSIYSKKLLFPLNYYEFKNMLIFKHFVRSIKNFYILSLTRPNYSDKELEINRQKIFDALIKVLPDSGILNDPRLRKKIDEYLYLNKVEDGLWFIQNADLNLLENKLRELLNNE
- a CDS encoding toxin-antitoxin system YwqK family antitoxin: MVKMLQWIKTFFCLIILGGCTHSYTPNEVKMNDSNICIVSKTNMPLNGYVRTFYENGSQQSVKEYKNGKLNGYYLRFYPNGQLSLKAQYLNNKPINGFITYYDNGIIKSKRIDSGNYQIIYRYYNDGKLLMKQNLKNLLLDGLSVQYFKNGKIFVKTPYKNDKKNGLLEIWHKNGQKEAEVMFINDTIDGSLKTWSEKGILLSEEYYKKGKHIGTWKYYYPSGTIRSQIVFKENGTVKEKIEYTEDGKIIDKFSTE
- the secA gene encoding preprotein translocase subunit SecA, translating into MGIASILKKFFKSKSEKDVEEILPIVQQILSIYNTLRSLSNDELREKSKALKQRVQSYFAADEAEIEQLRAKAESDEISLEEKNKLYEKIDKLNKEVNRKIEEILWEVLPEAFAIVKETARRFVEDKELVVTANDFDRNIAAYKSNVVIQGNQAIWKNKWIAGGNEIEWDMIHYDVQLIGGVVLHQGKIAEMATGEGKTLVATLPVFLNALAGKGVHIVTVNDYLAKRDSEWMGPLYEFHGLSVDCIDKHQPNSAARRNAYMADITFGTNNEYGFDYLRDNMAINPDDLVQRSHHYAIVDEVDSVLIDDARTPLIISGPVPKGEDQLFVELRPKVEKIYNAQKNLVNDLLNQAKKLIQSGDTEKGGVLLLRAFKGLPKNKALIKFLSEQGMKTLLLKTENIYLQENSKRMPEITDELYFVIDEKQNTVELTDKGIDFITSSSEDPKMFVLPDIGSRIAEIEKSGLSENEKLKAKDDLLRDYAVKSERVHTIHQLLKAYTMFEKDVEYVVINNEVKIVDEQTGRILEGRRYSDGLHQAIEAKENVKVEAATQTFATITLQNYFRMYHKLAGMTGTAETEAGEFWNIYKLDVVVIPTNKPVIRKDMEDKVYKTKREKYNAVIEEIIQLTSQGRPVLVGTTSVEISELLSRMLKLRGIKHNVLNAKQHQREAEIVAEAGKTSIVTIATNMAGRGTDIKLSDDVRKAGGLAIIGTERHESRRVDRQLRGRAGRQGDPGTSQFYVSLEDDLMRLFGSDRIARMMDRLGIKEGEVIQHPMISRSIERAQKKVEENNFGIRKRLLEYDDVMNIQREVVYKRRRNALFGEKLMVDIADTFNNVCYSIVEEHYGQESYEDFSLDIIKFLGIQNPITPEQYVQLSEEEQAEILNKYTWEHYQQKCKQMIQLALPIITDVYKTSGHVYQNIVVPISDGLKTYQVITNLKKTVETEGKEMIRAFEKTAILATIDEAWKEHLREMDDLKQSVQNAVYEQKDPLLIYKFEASELFKQMISLANKEIVALLTKGFIPMQDPNDVKEAKAPQKTDLSKLKTGREDITSGGSNHAEERKLEPVRVEKKVGRNDPCPCGSGKKYKHCHGKNVTVD